In one window of Chiloscyllium plagiosum isolate BGI_BamShark_2017 chromosome 44, ASM401019v2, whole genome shotgun sequence DNA:
- the LOC122543674 gene encoding immunoglobulin superfamily member 2-like: protein MEIFIIFILCIWLPGAFSPSVTQTPTVVTRSECQSLSITCVYYGHNWGYLFQDGFLLKETQDGSERRRIFSGGRFVVRMVKEEKTFSLEIQDIRIEDAGTYYCQAHYLCWKYDTVDGPGTVVTVTADSSSLVSHSPPSQTSTAGETVTLSCEYSGSCHYTVYWYSQATGQALKHLLQRHTSGEENQNAVSGEKLSASINSATKIVQLKISKMQMGDSAVYYCALSRRLARTVKQRTGRAVQNLNTVA from the exons ATGGAAATCTTTATTATTTTCATCCTCTGTATCTGGCTACCCG GTGCTTTCAGTCCGTCCGTGACACAAACCCCGACAGTAGTGACCAGGTCGGAATGTCAGTCTCTCAGCATCACGTGTGTTTATTATGGTCACAACTGGGGTTATCTTTTCCAAGATGGATTTCTCCTCAAGGAAACCCAGGATGGATCAGAGCGGAGGCGGATCTTTAGCGGAGGGAGATTTGTTGTACGGATGGTTAAAGAAGAaaagactttttcactggagattcAGGACATAAGAATTGAAGACGCTGGCACATATTACTGTCAAGCACATTACT TGTGTTGGAAATACGATACTGTGGATGGACCTGGGACCGTGGTGACTGTCACAGCAG ATTCCAGTTCTCTGGTGTCCCACAGTCCACCTTCACAAACCTCCACTGCTGGCGAAACTGTTACTTTAAGCTGCGAATATTCAGGGTCCTGTCATTACACAGTTTATTGGTACAGTCAGGCAACTGGTCAAGCTCTGAAACACCTGCTTCAGAGACACACTTCAGGAGAGGAGAATCAAAATGCTGTTTCAGGGGAAAAACTGTCCGCTTCCATCAATTCTGCAACAAAAATCGTTCAGCTAAAGATCTCTAAAATGCAAATGGGTGACTCCGCCGTGTATTACTGTGCACTGAGTCGGCGCTTAGCCCGCACAGTGAAACAAAGGACGGGGCGAGCTGTACAAAATCTTAACACGGTAGCATAA